The Acetonema longum DSM 6540 genome window below encodes:
- a CDS encoding gamma carbonic anhydrase family protein: MKFEGTEPIRDEKTFVAEGAGVIGKVTMQEFSSIWFNAVVRGDVNRIELGKYSNVQDNCVLHSSCIIGDYVTVGHNVVIHGATIEDHCLIGVGAILLDNAVIGRGSIVAAGAVVREGQIVPPHSLVAGVPAKVIRQVPERMDSIHAQAIKYKTLWTERYGILPDAGGECYHGEQIV; this comes from the coding sequence ATGAAATTTGAAGGCACAGAACCGATAAGGGATGAAAAAACGTTTGTCGCTGAAGGAGCAGGCGTGATAGGAAAAGTGACAATGCAAGAATTCAGCAGCATCTGGTTTAATGCCGTTGTACGCGGTGATGTCAATCGGATTGAGCTGGGGAAATACTCTAATGTACAGGACAATTGCGTTCTCCACTCTTCCTGCATTATCGGCGATTATGTGACGGTAGGCCATAATGTGGTGATACACGGGGCTACTATTGAGGATCACTGTCTGATCGGCGTGGGGGCAATCTTGTTGGATAACGCTGTGATTGGCCGAGGCAGCATCGTTGCAGCCGGCGCCGTAGTCCGGGAAGGCCAGATTGTTCCTCCGCACTCCCTGGTTGCCGGGGTTCCGGCGAAAGTGATCCGTCAGGTGCCGGAGCGGATGGACAGCATCCATGCCCAGGCAATCAAATACAAAACGCTCTGGACGGAACGATACGGTATTTTGCCTGACGCCGGCGGTGAATGTTATCATGGGGAACAAATCGTATAA
- a CDS encoding IS30 family transposase translates to MTVTSNDNTSARTFKHLSPYERGRMQALLQEKHSLRYIARQLNRHPSTISRELKRGTVTQLRSDLTSYQAYFPETGQTMYLKRRSACKPKYKLAEVEAFLQFAQTKMLKDKWSPDTVVGVYKNHPKHHGQAYVSTKTLYNYIDRRFLPVRNIDLALKVRRKGKSHIQRKNKRILGDSIEQRPKDVEQRDEFGHWEIDTVSGKRSNDHALLTLVERKTRHMLLLQLPDKTSQSVCQCLNSLQERFGNLFPQIVKSITADNGSEFADLAVRLAQWGSKAYFSHPYSAWERGTNERHNGLIRRFIPKARSIRAVSPATLQRVQAWCNQLPRKILGYKTPQECFEKELLMIQ, encoded by the coding sequence ATGACTGTTACTAGCAATGATAACACATCCGCACGAACTTTCAAACACCTAAGCCCTTATGAGCGGGGAAGAATGCAGGCGCTTTTACAGGAAAAGCACTCCCTGCGGTACATTGCCCGGCAACTCAATCGCCACCCCAGCACGATCTCTCGAGAACTAAAAAGAGGAACCGTTACGCAGCTACGATCCGATTTAACCTCCTATCAGGCCTATTTTCCCGAGACCGGACAAACAATGTATCTGAAAAGACGCTCTGCTTGTAAGCCCAAATACAAGCTGGCAGAGGTAGAAGCATTTTTACAGTTTGCACAAACCAAGATGCTAAAGGATAAATGGTCTCCTGATACGGTCGTAGGGGTTTATAAAAATCACCCCAAGCACCATGGTCAGGCCTATGTCTCGACTAAGACGCTATACAACTATATTGATCGAAGGTTTCTGCCGGTACGCAACATAGATTTAGCTCTTAAGGTTCGGCGCAAGGGGAAGAGCCACATCCAGCGTAAAAACAAACGGATTTTAGGGGATAGCATCGAACAACGCCCAAAGGACGTGGAACAAAGAGATGAATTTGGTCATTGGGAAATTGATACGGTATCTGGCAAACGTTCCAATGATCACGCCCTATTAACCTTAGTCGAACGCAAAACAAGACACATGCTCCTGTTGCAGTTACCTGATAAGACAAGTCAATCGGTCTGTCAGTGTCTAAACTCCTTACAGGAGCGGTTTGGGAATCTCTTCCCACAAATAGTTAAGAGTATCACGGCGGACAATGGTTCTGAATTTGCTGATTTGGCTGTACGGCTAGCGCAATGGGGCAGTAAAGCCTATTTTTCCCACCCCTACTCAGCCTGGGAACGGGGAACCAACGAGAGACATAATGGACTCATTCGCCGGTTTATTCCTAAAGCGAGATCCATTCGTGCTGTATCTCCAGCAACATTGCAGAGGGTTCAGGCATGGTGCAATCAACTTCCCCGCAAAATCTTGGGCTACAAGACCCCACAAGAGTGCTTTGAAAAAGAACTTTTAATGATCCAATAA